In the genome of Chloroherpetonaceae bacterium, one region contains:
- the hemF gene encoding oxygen-dependent coproporphyrinogen oxidase, producing the protein MKAQVQAYFESLQNHISSSIEAIDGKGKFIEECWQHHSGGGGRTRVMQDGAIFEKGGVNFSAVSGILPEKMAAKMNTTVSPYFATGVSVVLHPYSPMIPTVHCNYRYFEQYDDNGELKTAWFGGGADLTPYYPFLEDIQHFHRVHKAACDKHHPDFYPRFKAWCDEYFFLPHRGETRGVGGIFFDYLKDNLAETFEFVKSCGQAFTEAYLPIVERRRNEPFGEKEKHFQRLRRGRYVEFNLVYDRGTLFGLETRGRTESILMSLPKEAGWEYNYSPPPNSREAELYKCLVPRDWLSLDRL; encoded by the coding sequence ATGAAAGCCCAAGTTCAAGCCTATTTTGAGTCCTTGCAAAACCACATTTCGTCTTCCATTGAAGCGATTGACGGAAAAGGCAAGTTTATTGAGGAGTGCTGGCAGCATCACTCAGGCGGTGGCGGGCGCACCCGTGTGATGCAGGATGGTGCTATTTTTGAAAAAGGTGGCGTGAATTTTTCTGCCGTCAGTGGCATTTTGCCTGAAAAGATGGCAGCGAAGATGAACACCACCGTTTCGCCTTATTTTGCAACAGGCGTCTCCGTCGTGCTGCACCCCTACTCGCCAATGATTCCAACGGTGCATTGCAACTATCGTTACTTCGAGCAATACGACGACAACGGTGAGCTTAAAACGGCTTGGTTTGGTGGCGGCGCTGACCTTACGCCTTACTATCCCTTTCTTGAAGATATCCAGCACTTTCATCGTGTGCATAAAGCAGCCTGCGACAAACACCACCCTGACTTTTACCCGCGCTTTAAGGCATGGTGCGACGAATACTTCTTTCTGCCGCATCGTGGTGAAACCCGTGGCGTGGGCGGCATTTTCTTTGACTACCTGAAAGACAACCTTGCGGAGACCTTTGAGTTTGTGAAGTCTTGCGGTCAAGCTTTTACCGAAGCTTACTTGCCGATTGTCGAGCGCCGACGCAATGAACCGTTTGGCGAGAAAGAAAAACACTTTCAGCGCTTGCGGCGCGGACGCTATGTGGAGTTTAATTTGGTCTATGACCGAGGCACCCTTTTTGGTTTGGAGACGCGTGGGCGCACCGAGTCTATTCTGATGTCGCTGCCCAAAGAAGCTGGCTGGGAGTATAACTACTCACCGCCACCGAACTCTCGTGAAGCTGAACTCTATAAATGCCTCGTGCCACGTGATTGGCTTTCGCTGGATCGGCTCTAA
- a CDS encoding glycosyltransferase, which yields MPKASVILAVHNGERFLAEAIRSVEAQTMHDLELVVVDDASTDRTAAVLNTILPQVRIPVQHLRNEKNLERCYARNRGAEVARGEYLFFLDYDDVWQPHYIETSLAMFEQTGADAVCAILRSKINERGELVYVSRKKLPSDVGILIASALVGGTPGLAFRKASFPKYDDAFRFREDWEIVLRAFLSGLKIAVTDSDQVWVREHSARTSRAAPAYYRASKRIFDTYYAKVPLPLRPYFEFEIGNAALRHGDLGFGWSLALCAMRKDASLRTNPRNWLLLLRRGFRLDRWLSPALR from the coding sequence ATGCCAAAAGCCAGCGTGATTCTTGCCGTGCATAATGGCGAGCGTTTTCTTGCTGAGGCTATTCGCTCAGTTGAGGCGCAAACGATGCATGACCTTGAACTGGTTGTGGTGGATGACGCTTCTACCGACCGCACTGCTGCAGTGCTAAATACTATCTTGCCGCAAGTGCGCATTCCTGTGCAGCACCTTCGCAATGAAAAAAACTTGGAGCGCTGTTACGCCCGTAATCGTGGCGCTGAGGTTGCACGGGGCGAGTATCTTTTCTTCTTGGATTATGACGATGTATGGCAGCCGCACTACATAGAAACCAGTCTTGCAATGTTTGAACAAACGGGTGCAGATGCAGTGTGTGCTATTCTACGCTCCAAAATCAATGAGAGAGGGGAGCTGGTGTATGTGTCACGAAAAAAGCTGCCCAGCGATGTTGGGATTCTTATCGCTTCCGCCTTAGTGGGCGGCACACCCGGTCTTGCATTCCGAAAAGCCAGTTTTCCGAAGTATGACGATGCGTTTCGCTTTCGAGAGGATTGGGAAATTGTGCTGCGTGCATTTCTTAGCGGTCTGAAAATTGCTGTAACGGATTCTGACCAAGTTTGGGTGCGGGAGCATTCTGCACGCACCAGTCGCGCTGCGCCTGCTTACTACCGCGCCTCTAAGCGCATTTTTGACACCTATTATGCCAAAGTGCCCTTGCCACTGCGTCCCTACTTTGAATTTGAGATAGGTAATGCCGCCTTGCGGCACGGCGACTTGGGCTTTGGCTGGTCACTGGCTCTTTGCGCAATGCGCAAAGACGCTTCTCTTCGCACAAATCCTCGCAACTGGCTGCTTTTGCTTCGGCGCGGGTTTCGACTCGACCGCTGGCTTTCGCCTGCCTTGCGCTAA
- a CDS encoding YceI family protein — protein sequence MKTLVSLFTALLLSLTLSQRVSAQVTWQLDKSHSNINFSVAHLVVSETSGRFKSFDAKVISKSDDFVDSEIELVIDAASINTEDEKRDGHLRSADFFDVAKYPHITFKSKSFKKVDGKNYKLVGDLTMHGVTKEVTLDVIYNGTAKSPFGNIHAGFKVIGKINRTDFGLKWNKALDNGGVLVGEEVSFICNIELTRKS from the coding sequence ATGAAAACACTCGTCTCACTTTTTACTGCACTTCTACTGAGCCTTACTTTAAGCCAGCGCGTTAGTGCGCAAGTTACTTGGCAGCTCGACAAAAGCCACTCTAACATCAACTTTAGCGTTGCGCATCTGGTCGTCTCCGAAACTTCAGGTCGCTTTAAGAGCTTTGATGCCAAAGTCATCTCAAAGAGCGACGACTTTGTTGACAGCGAGATTGAACTGGTGATTGATGCTGCCAGCATCAACACGGAAGATGAAAAGCGCGATGGACATCTTCGGTCAGCCGACTTTTTTGACGTGGCGAAGTACCCACATATTACTTTCAAAAGTAAGTCCTTTAAAAAAGTGGACGGCAAAAACTACAAGTTGGTTGGCGACCTAACGATGCACGGGGTAACAAAGGAAGTTACGCTCGATGTCATCTACAATGGCACAGCTAAGTCACCTTTTGGCAACATCCATGCTGGGTTCAAGGTAATTGGCAAAATCAACCGAACTGATTTCGGCTTAAAGTGGAATAAAGCATTAGACAACGGTGGCGTGTTAGTTGGTGAAGAAGTCAGTTTCATTTGCAACATTGAACTTACTCGGAAATCATAA
- a CDS encoding pirin family protein — MARILPIATVMEGEGFLVHRPFPTRALSHIDPFLLLDEFGPANFAPGEAKGTGVHPHKGFEILSYILKGGFEHQDSLGNRVVLQEGDVQWMTAGRGILHKEQPIEAVKKNGGTMHGFQVWVNLPASKKHIAPGYQEIRAQAIPTFTDLAHHFKVKVIIGEAFGVRSPIQTQTPIEYHHYFLAPQALVEIPLNRMHNAFLYPVAGTITINDHIPITRGQLPVLGKDGDWVRIRNLSETESEFIFFSGKPLGEPVARYGPFVMNTELELAQAVLEYQQGIMGYLEE; from the coding sequence GTGGCGCGCATTCTTCCGATTGCAACCGTGATGGAAGGTGAAGGATTTCTGGTGCACCGTCCCTTTCCAACCCGTGCGCTCTCTCATATCGATCCATTTCTGCTACTGGATGAGTTCGGTCCTGCCAATTTTGCTCCCGGCGAAGCCAAAGGCACAGGCGTCCATCCACATAAAGGCTTTGAGATTCTGAGCTACATCTTGAAAGGCGGTTTTGAGCATCAGGACTCTCTCGGTAACCGCGTAGTGCTCCAAGAAGGTGATGTGCAATGGATGACTGCTGGACGCGGCATTCTTCATAAAGAACAACCGATCGAGGCGGTCAAGAAAAACGGCGGCACAATGCACGGCTTTCAAGTGTGGGTTAACTTGCCTGCCAGCAAGAAGCATATTGCGCCCGGCTATCAAGAAATTCGTGCTCAGGCTATTCCCACCTTTACTGATTTAGCTCATCACTTCAAGGTGAAGGTCATTATTGGAGAGGCGTTTGGGGTGCGCTCACCCATTCAGACGCAAACACCGATTGAGTATCACCACTACTTTCTTGCACCGCAAGCTCTGGTGGAAATTCCACTGAACCGCATGCACAATGCGTTTCTCTACCCTGTTGCTGGCACTATCACCATCAACGACCACATACCTATCACACGCGGTCAACTGCCTGTACTAGGCAAAGATGGAGACTGGGTTCGCATTCGAAATTTGAGCGAGACCGAAAGCGAGTTTATCTTCTTTTCTGGCAAGCCACTTGGCGAGCCTGTGGCACGATATGGACCGTTTGTGATGAATACAGAATTAGAGCTGGCACAAGCTGTCTTGGAGTATCAGCAAGGCATTATGGGCTACTTAGAAGAATGA
- the sixA gene encoding phosphohistidine phosphatase SixA yields MKLYVIRHATAHDVGEKGILTDEARTLNHTGEKEADQLGAYLKSKSVHLEVLAHSPLVRARQTAERISKHLHCELREVEKLSTEHDVEAHLEALDMFKFMNSVGIVGHQPTLSKFILTLMGASPRAGLKFTKCALAVLNLERLGSTWTGQLVTLLSPADL; encoded by the coding sequence ATGAAACTTTATGTGATTCGCCATGCCACAGCCCACGATGTTGGGGAGAAAGGCATTTTGACCGATGAAGCACGCACATTGAATCACACGGGTGAAAAAGAAGCCGACCAACTAGGCGCATATTTGAAGTCTAAGTCTGTTCACTTAGAGGTGCTGGCGCATAGTCCACTGGTGCGGGCACGCCAGACCGCCGAGCGCATCAGCAAGCACCTTCACTGCGAGTTGCGCGAAGTGGAAAAACTCTCTACCGAGCATGATGTCGAGGCACATCTCGAAGCACTTGATATGTTCAAGTTTATGAACAGTGTCGGCATCGTGGGGCATCAGCCCACGCTCTCAAAGTTTATCCTAACCCTGATGGGCGCAAGCCCACGCGCGGGCTTGAAATTTACCAAGTGCGCGCTCGCTGTCTTGAATCTTGAGCGACTGGGTAGCACTTGGACAGGACAACTGGTTACACTGCTGTCTCCAGCGGACCTGTAG
- a CDS encoding Maf family protein: MKLVLASKSPRRQSLLRLTGIPFETIEVNVDESFSPLLSPAEIVQGLSERKARYALEQYPHLQDNAVVLSADTIVVIDNSVLNKPQDFSQAVQMLTRLQGRTHEVFTGFALLGAGQVHLDYERTAVTFAPMTQAEIEHYIQTAQPFDKAGSYGIQDDFGACFIERIEGCYYNVVGLPLAKVYRALKAFPALFTNQKTTLAV, from the coding sequence TTGAAGCTCGTACTGGCTTCCAAATCACCACGGCGGCAGAGCCTTTTGCGACTTACAGGGATTCCTTTTGAGACGATAGAAGTCAATGTAGATGAATCGTTCTCACCGCTACTTTCGCCGGCGGAAATCGTGCAAGGGCTCTCGGAGCGCAAAGCACGCTATGCCCTCGAGCAATATCCACATCTGCAAGATAACGCAGTGGTGCTGAGTGCCGATACAATCGTCGTGATTGATAACAGCGTGCTAAACAAGCCGCAGGATTTTTCTCAGGCAGTGCAAATGCTGACTCGCTTGCAAGGTAGAACACACGAAGTCTTTACAGGCTTTGCGTTGCTGGGTGCAGGGCAAGTGCACTTGGACTATGAACGCACTGCCGTGACCTTTGCGCCGATGACCCAAGCCGAAATTGAGCACTACATTCAGACTGCGCAGCCTTTTGACAAGGCAGGAAGCTACGGTATTCAAGACGACTTTGGTGCTTGCTTCATTGAACGCATTGAAGGTTGCTACTACAATGTGGTAGGCTTGCCACTTGCAAAAGTGTATCGTGCGTTGAAGGCGTTTCCGGCTCTTTTTACCAATCAAAAAACCACACTTGCAGTATGA
- a CDS encoding hemolysin family protein translates to MSIGLEIVLILLLILANGIFALSEMAVVSARKTKLLQMADEGDEQARTALELANAPEHFLSTVQVGITLIGVFAGAYSGATIAEQLAAHWKDVPYIGQYSQPISLGIVVLIVTYLSLVIGELVPKRLALVNPELVAKLVASPMKAISALFYPAIHVLSSSTNTVLRFFGVKPKIENPITEEEIKVLIEQGTQAGTFDEVEQDMVERVFRLGDKRVSAIMTPRTDIIWLSIHDSPEEIRRQIVDSPHSFFPVCGEDLDEVLGVVHVKDLLARNLCGEPFDLRQSMKKPLFIAETTPPLKVLELFKSSRIHIGIVIDEYGTTQGLVTLNDILEAIVGDIPTVNQPEKQKVVQREDGSWLIDGMMSIDEFSEVFEHFPLPDKEERDYETLGGFILHQLGSVPAVGQHFDWKDWRFEVVDLDGNRVDKILLTHRPSQHKETSEAQKIS, encoded by the coding sequence ATGAGCATAGGTCTGGAGATTGTCCTGATACTTTTACTGATTCTTGCAAACGGCATATTTGCACTTTCCGAGATGGCGGTCGTCTCGGCACGCAAGACGAAACTCTTGCAGATGGCTGACGAGGGTGATGAGCAAGCTCGCACCGCCCTCGAGCTGGCAAATGCACCCGAACACTTTCTTTCAACCGTCCAGGTCGGCATTACGCTAATTGGTGTCTTTGCAGGTGCATATAGCGGCGCAACGATTGCTGAACAGCTTGCAGCTCATTGGAAAGACGTGCCCTACATTGGTCAATATAGCCAGCCAATTAGTCTGGGCATCGTAGTGTTAATTGTAACTTACCTCTCACTGGTAATTGGCGAGCTTGTGCCAAAGCGATTGGCACTAGTAAACCCAGAACTGGTTGCCAAGTTGGTCGCTTCGCCAATGAAAGCGATTTCTGCTCTGTTCTACCCAGCCATCCATGTGCTGTCCAGCTCCACCAATACAGTTTTGCGCTTCTTTGGCGTTAAGCCGAAGATAGAAAACCCGATTACAGAAGAGGAAATCAAGGTGCTGATTGAGCAAGGCACGCAGGCAGGCACCTTCGACGAGGTAGAGCAAGATATGGTAGAGCGTGTCTTTCGCTTGGGCGACAAGCGTGTCAGCGCAATTATGACGCCACGCACAGACATCATCTGGCTTAGCATTCACGACTCGCCTGAAGAAATTCGCAGACAAATCGTGGATAGTCCGCATTCGTTCTTCCCTGTTTGCGGAGAAGACCTTGATGAAGTGCTGGGTGTGGTGCATGTTAAGGACCTTTTAGCGCGCAATCTCTGCGGTGAGCCGTTTGACCTGCGCCAGTCAATGAAAAAGCCGCTCTTTATTGCCGAAACCACGCCACCTCTTAAGGTTTTGGAGCTATTCAAGTCGTCGCGCATTCACATTGGCATTGTGATTGATGAGTATGGCACAACACAAGGTCTCGTAACGCTAAATGACATTCTGGAAGCGATTGTAGGAGATATTCCTACGGTCAATCAACCTGAAAAGCAAAAAGTTGTGCAGCGCGAAGATGGCTCTTGGCTCATAGATGGAATGATGAGCATTGATGAGTTCAGTGAGGTTTTTGAGCACTTCCCTTTACCCGATAAAGAAGAGCGGGATTATGAAACCTTGGGTGGGTTTATTCTGCATCAATTGGGCAGCGTGCCAGCAGTTGGACAGCACTTCGATTGGAAAGACTGGCGCTTTGAGGTAGTTGACTTAGATGGCAACCGGGTCGATAAAATTCTACTGACGCATCGACCGTCGCAGCATAAGGAAACTTCTGAGGCACAAAAAATTTCCTAA
- a CDS encoding ATP-grasp domain-containing protein, translating into MSQSTPLNLLCLASYEKGQAFLREAKRQGCNVYLLTSKSLENVDWGRENLADIFYIPDVNKEWNKHDVLMGVSYLARTLQIDKIVALDDYDVEMAAMLREHLRVPGMGETTARYFRDKLAMRVKAQQDGIPVPDFIHVLNYDKMRDFMRRVPSPWLVKPRSAASSLGIKKAHSEAELWQIVEQLGDRQSFYVMERFVPGDVYHVDSIILNRQVMFAIASKYAVPPMQVMHQGAVFSTRTLPDDSPDAQTLLALNARVIASMGHILGVSHTEFIKGEDGTFYFLETSARVGGAHIVELIEAATGINLWEEWAKVEIRPDTYQLPPLRREHSGLLISLARQQTPDLSAYNDPEIYWRLSKEHHAGLIVRSPSYERITQLLEQYTARFYQDFFATQPPPEKPVH; encoded by the coding sequence ATGAGTCAAAGCACGCCACTAAATCTGCTTTGCCTTGCAAGTTACGAAAAGGGTCAAGCCTTTTTGCGAGAAGCCAAAAGGCAAGGCTGCAACGTGTATTTGCTGACATCAAAGAGCTTAGAAAATGTAGATTGGGGTCGGGAAAACCTTGCGGACATCTTCTACATTCCTGATGTGAATAAGGAATGGAATAAGCACGATGTCTTAATGGGGGTCAGTTACCTTGCGCGCACGCTACAAATTGACAAAATCGTTGCGTTGGACGACTACGATGTAGAAATGGCAGCCATGCTGCGTGAGCATTTGCGCGTGCCCGGAATGGGTGAGACGACTGCACGATACTTTCGCGATAAGCTGGCAATGCGTGTTAAGGCGCAGCAAGATGGAATTCCTGTGCCGGACTTCATTCATGTCTTGAACTACGACAAAATGCGCGACTTTATGCGGCGTGTGCCGTCACCGTGGCTCGTAAAGCCTCGCTCAGCGGCATCGTCGCTAGGCATCAAAAAAGCACATAGCGAGGCGGAGCTGTGGCAGATTGTGGAGCAACTGGGTGACCGTCAGTCGTTTTACGTGATGGAACGCTTTGTGCCCGGTGATGTCTATCATGTGGACTCCATCATCTTGAATCGGCAAGTGATGTTTGCAATTGCAAGCAAGTATGCGGTGCCCCCAATGCAAGTGATGCATCAAGGAGCTGTGTTTTCAACGCGCACCTTGCCTGATGATTCGCCGGATGCACAAACGCTGCTGGCGCTCAACGCCCGCGTGATTGCGTCAATGGGACATATCTTGGGTGTCTCGCACACAGAATTCATCAAGGGTGAAGATGGCACATTCTACTTTCTTGAAACATCAGCACGCGTGGGAGGCGCCCACATTGTCGAGCTGATTGAGGCAGCAACAGGCATCAATCTTTGGGAAGAATGGGCAAAGGTCGAAATTCGTCCCGACACCTATCAGCTGCCGCCCCTGCGGCGCGAACATAGCGGCTTGTTGATTTCACTGGCACGGCAGCAAACCCCTGACCTGTCCGCCTATAACGACCCTGAAATTTACTGGCGACTCAGCAAAGAACACCATGCAGGACTGATTGTGCGCTCACCAAGCTATGAGCGCATCACACAACTGTTGGAGCAATATACCGCTCGGTTCTACCAAGATTTCTTTGCAACCCAGCCGCCACCCGAGAAGCCTGTGCATTAG
- a CDS encoding MBL fold metallo-hydrolase — protein sequence MKITLLGSGTSQGIPVPLCQCRVCTSTDPRDKRLRCSAWVEVGNLSIVIDTSIDFRQQVLRSRVPRIDAVLQTHHHFDHLFGLDDIRAFSNAQQAPIDFYTSPQCEPEVMSRFGYAFGEQNLKWGLPALKMHVVDAPFTIEKNGDSVLVTPIDVGHGKLMIYGYRIGNFAYLTDCKTLPEHSFERLKGLELLVIDCLRLTPHPTHACLSETLSHIERIQPQRAVLIHMSHEVSHAELEAMLPEHITVGYDEMEIILD from the coding sequence ATGAAAATTACACTTTTGGGCTCAGGCACTTCGCAGGGAATTCCCGTGCCGCTGTGTCAGTGCCGAGTGTGCACCTCAACCGACCCGCGCGACAAGCGCCTGCGTTGCTCGGCTTGGGTTGAAGTAGGCAACCTGTCAATCGTAATTGATACGTCTATTGACTTCCGACAGCAAGTTCTGCGCAGTCGTGTGCCTCGCATTGATGCCGTGTTGCAAACGCATCATCACTTTGATCACCTCTTTGGCTTAGACGATATTCGTGCTTTTAGCAACGCACAGCAAGCACCGATTGATTTCTACACCTCCCCGCAGTGCGAACCTGAAGTAATGAGCCGCTTTGGCTATGCATTTGGCGAGCAAAATCTCAAGTGGGGATTGCCTGCGCTGAAAATGCATGTCGTCGATGCCCCCTTCACGATTGAAAAAAACGGCGATAGCGTGCTGGTGACGCCGATTGATGTCGGACATGGCAAGCTCATGATTTACGGCTATCGGATTGGCAATTTTGCCTATCTCACCGATTGCAAAACATTGCCTGAACACTCATTTGAGCGGCTAAAAGGCTTGGAGCTGTTGGTAATTGATTGCTTGCGCCTAACCCCGCACCCAACGCACGCTTGCCTGTCAGAAACACTATCACACATTGAGCGCATTCAGCCGCAGCGAGCAGTGCTAATCCATATGAGCCACGAAGTCTCACACGCAGAACTGGAGGCGATGCTACCAGAGCACATCACCGTAGGCTATGACGAAATGGAGATCATCTTAGATTGA
- a CDS encoding acyl--CoA ligase produces MNKDLLFNAHMAHAVIIDGQTYLPTNYLVPYRNILELLTARAKKHKNDTFITFYASGGVSIRYTYDEFRRKVFQTANYLRAQGLIEESRVATISHNHIDTVVQYFAAWCAGITVVPINVGETPERIRYILENAEVSLAFVRDEYLPMVQELGLRITLLPSSEFEETISAYPDTFEQAQITDTRVQSQPAVNDSQATYADLETEALIVYTSGTTGLPKGVVLTQYNLLVDADAIAKWHNLQEGDVMMCVLPIHHVNGTVVTLLTPLYYGGSVVLNQKFQTETFFERLANEKVKVVSVVPTLLQFLLHANIDLSRYDLSSFSHFICGAGPLTVELATNFEKRYGLKIIHGYGLSETTCYSCFLPLDLSDEEHTHWLSQYGFPSIGVPIPPNEMAIFNDRGEKVREGWRGEIVIRGHNVMKGYYKNEEANVKAFEKGWFHSGDEGFYKTDAQGRKFFFITGRLKELIIRGGVNISPLEIDEVLNAIPGVRSAIAVGFENDWYGEEVGALVQLKEGATLSGEDIIKECAKKLPFNKCPKVVIFTDSIPVTSTGKYQRNKVKDLFKQWKTVQFKQP; encoded by the coding sequence ATGAACAAGGATTTACTCTTCAATGCCCACATGGCGCATGCCGTTATCATTGATGGACAGACTTATTTGCCCACGAATTACCTTGTTCCTTATCGCAACATTTTGGAACTGCTTACGGCACGCGCTAAAAAGCACAAAAACGACACTTTCATCACATTTTACGCCAGCGGCGGAGTTTCAATCCGATACACCTACGACGAGTTTCGGCGAAAAGTCTTTCAGACCGCCAACTACCTGCGTGCGCAAGGCTTGATTGAAGAGAGCCGCGTTGCGACCATTTCACACAACCACATTGATACGGTTGTGCAATACTTTGCCGCATGGTGCGCTGGCATTACAGTCGTACCTATCAATGTCGGTGAGACTCCCGAGCGCATTCGCTACATTTTGGAAAATGCGGAGGTTTCGCTGGCCTTTGTGCGCGACGAGTATTTGCCAATGGTGCAGGAATTAGGACTTCGTATTACACTGCTGCCCTCGAGCGAATTTGAAGAGACCATTTCCGCTTACCCTGACACCTTTGAGCAAGCACAAATTACCGACACGCGCGTCCAATCGCAGCCAGCCGTGAATGATAGCCAAGCAACTTACGCGGACTTGGAAACTGAAGCCTTAATTGTCTATACCAGCGGCACCACAGGATTGCCGAAGGGCGTCGTGCTGACGCAGTATAACCTACTGGTTGATGCCGATGCTATTGCAAAGTGGCATAACCTACAAGAAGGCGATGTGATGATGTGTGTGTTGCCGATCCACCACGTCAACGGCACTGTAGTTACGCTGCTAACGCCGCTCTACTACGGTGGCTCGGTTGTGCTCAACCAAAAGTTTCAAACGGAGACATTCTTTGAGCGCTTAGCCAATGAAAAAGTCAAAGTCGTCAGTGTTGTGCCCACCTTGCTGCAGTTTCTTTTGCATGCCAATATCGACCTTTCACGCTACGATCTATCATCATTTAGCCATTTCATCTGTGGTGCTGGGCCACTCACTGTTGAACTGGCTACAAACTTTGAGAAACGCTATGGGCTGAAAATCATTCACGGCTACGGGCTTTCAGAGACCACTTGCTACTCCTGCTTTCTTCCACTGGATTTAAGTGACGAGGAGCATACTCACTGGCTTAGTCAGTATGGGTTTCCCTCAATTGGCGTGCCTATTCCACCCAACGAAATGGCTATCTTCAACGACCGTGGTGAGAAAGTGCGTGAGGGCTGGCGCGGCGAGATTGTCATTCGCGGTCACAATGTGATGAAAGGCTACTATAAAAACGAAGAAGCAAATGTCAAGGCTTTTGAAAAAGGTTGGTTTCACAGCGGTGATGAAGGCTTCTACAAAACCGATGCGCAGGGGCGGAAATTCTTCTTCATCACAGGGCGTTTGAAAGAGCTGATTATTCGCGGCGGGGTTAATATCTCGCCCCTTGAGATTGACGAGGTTCTAAACGCTATTCCGGGTGTTCGGTCTGCAATTGCTGTCGGTTTTGAGAACGATTGGTATGGCGAAGAAGTTGGTGCGCTGGTGCAGCTCAAGGAGGGTGCAACGCTCTCAGGCGAGGACATTATTAAAGAGTGCGCCAAAAAATTACCCTTCAACAAATGTCCAAAAGTGGTGATATTTACCGATTCAATTCCTGTTACTTCAACTGGCAAGTATCAGCGTAATAAAGTCAAAGATTTGTTCAAGCAGTGGAAAA